Proteins encoded within one genomic window of Bradyrhizobium sp. AZCC 1719:
- a CDS encoding amidohydrolase family protein: MNTKTALDLIFRNARTRTSATPVDIGIAGGRIVAIEPRLACEAAEIEVDGRLALPGFVDTHIHLDKACLLGRCGHNHGSVSEAIAAVAAMKRDFTVEDVYARGARVIERAIVHGTTRMRTHVEIDPRIGLRGFEAVKALKRDYAWALDLSICVFPQEGLTNDPGAEELLIAALRDGGEVIGGCPYMDTDPNAHLEKIFDLAQQFDVDVDLHLDFDLDPSWWHLDEVCQQTERRNYHGRVAIGHATKLSALPPDRLKAATARLAKSGVAVTVLPATDLYLMGRDATHNAPRGLTVAHKLVEDGVLCSVATNNVLNPFTPFGDASLLRMANFYANVAHAGIGDFDACLDLVTELPARLMNLRDYGIALGNPADLIILDTDSGTNAIAELPDALMGFKNGRQVFERRKPTLFAPTA; this comes from the coding sequence ATGAACACGAAAACCGCCCTTGACCTGATCTTCCGCAACGCCAGGACGCGAACCTCGGCGACGCCTGTCGATATCGGCATCGCCGGCGGGCGTATCGTGGCCATCGAACCCCGGCTTGCCTGCGAAGCGGCTGAGATCGAGGTCGACGGCAGATTGGCCCTGCCCGGCTTCGTCGACACGCATATTCATCTCGACAAGGCCTGCCTGCTCGGCCGCTGCGGGCATAACCACGGCAGCGTCAGCGAGGCGATTGCCGCGGTCGCCGCGATGAAGCGCGATTTCACGGTGGAAGACGTCTACGCCCGCGGCGCGCGGGTGATCGAACGCGCCATCGTGCACGGCACCACGCGGATGCGAACCCATGTCGAAATCGATCCGCGGATCGGCTTGCGCGGTTTTGAGGCGGTGAAAGCGCTCAAGCGCGATTATGCCTGGGCGCTCGATCTTTCGATCTGCGTGTTTCCGCAGGAGGGCCTGACCAACGATCCCGGCGCCGAGGAGTTGCTCATTGCGGCCTTGCGCGACGGCGGTGAGGTGATCGGTGGCTGTCCCTATATGGACACCGATCCGAACGCGCATCTCGAAAAGATTTTCGACCTCGCGCAGCAATTCGATGTCGACGTCGATCTGCACCTCGACTTCGATCTCGATCCGTCCTGGTGGCATCTCGACGAGGTCTGCCAGCAGACCGAGCGGCGCAATTACCACGGCCGCGTCGCGATCGGTCACGCCACCAAATTATCGGCGCTGCCGCCGGACCGGCTGAAGGCCGCAACCGCGCGGCTGGCCAAATCCGGCGTCGCCGTCACCGTGCTACCCGCGACCGATCTCTATCTGATGGGCCGCGATGCCACGCACAATGCACCACGCGGGCTGACGGTGGCGCACAAGTTGGTTGAAGATGGCGTTCTCTGTTCGGTCGCGACCAACAATGTGCTCAATCCCTTCACGCCGTTCGGTGACGCCTCACTGCTGCGGATGGCGAATTTCTACGCCAATGTCGCGCATGCCGGGATCGGCGATTTCGACGCCTGCCTCGATCTCGTGACTGAGCTTCCGGCGCGGCTGATGAATTTGAGGGACTATGGCATCGCGTTAGGCAATCCGGCGGACCTGATCATTCTCGATACCGACAGCGGGACGAACGCTATTGCGGAATTGCCCGATGCGCTGATGGGATTCAAGAACGGGCGGCAGGTGTTCGAGCGGCGAAAGCCGACGTTGTTTGCTCCGACGGCCTAG
- a CDS encoding GntR family transcriptional regulator — protein sequence MAPRPASKTVVPSDKVGVICRALRRAIIEQALAPGAKLPEDSLGERFGVSRTIARHALGQLAAEGLVELRRNRIAVVATPSWQEARDAFDIRIELERLVVRQLAGKLTKNQIAELNAHVDAEDRARDGSDAVSIRLATEFHILLANMTNSPILVRYVSEVAYRCCLTLSLYSRPHSSECAINEHRAIIAALVKGDEAKVMSLMHSHLDSVASRALVAPAPPRGRDLLDILAPYAEEGESERVVKLPKVVRAR from the coding sequence ATGGCGCCCCGCCCCGCCAGCAAAACCGTTGTCCCATCCGACAAGGTCGGCGTGATCTGCCGCGCGCTGCGCCGCGCCATCATCGAGCAGGCGCTGGCGCCCGGCGCGAAATTGCCGGAGGATTCGCTCGGCGAGCGTTTCGGCGTCAGCCGCACCATTGCTCGGCATGCGCTCGGCCAATTGGCCGCGGAAGGCCTCGTCGAGCTGCGCCGCAACCGGATTGCGGTGGTGGCGACCCCAAGCTGGCAGGAAGCGCGCGATGCCTTCGATATCCGGATCGAACTCGAGCGCCTGGTGGTGCGGCAACTCGCCGGCAAGCTGACCAAGAACCAGATTGCCGAGCTCAACGCCCATGTCGATGCCGAGGACCGCGCGCGCGACGGCTCGGATGCGGTGTCGATTCGGCTGGCGACGGAATTCCACATCCTGCTCGCCAACATGACGAACAGTCCGATCCTGGTGCGTTACGTCAGCGAGGTCGCCTATCGCTGCTGCCTGACGCTATCGCTCTACAGCCGTCCGCATTCGTCGGAATGCGCGATCAACGAGCACCGCGCGATCATCGCCGCCTTGGTCAAAGGCGACGAGGCCAAGGTGATGAGCCTGATGCACAGCCATCTGGATTCCGTGGCCAGCCGCGCCCTGGTGGCCCCCGCCCCGCCGCGCGGCCGCGATTTGCTGGATATTTTGGCGCCGTATGCCGAGGAAGGCGAAAGTGAGCGGGTGGTGAAGCTGCCGAAGGTGGTGCGGGCGAGGTAG
- a CDS encoding mandelate racemase/muconate lactonizing enzyme family protein produces the protein MKKATTVRSVETLACDAGWRNYHFVKIMTEDGIVGWSEYDEGFGAPGVTAAIERLGARVVGKNAFQRERIYAELFAATRPAAGGVVALALGALENALLDVKAKALGVPCYELLGGKIRDCIRVYWSHCATWRINHPDWFKPAITDLDGVKSIGREVREKGFTAMKTNIFVYTDGKPQGWRPGFGSPFEPEINVDRKVLRNLCMHLEAIRDGAGPDVDLLLDLNFNAKTEGYLKILRAIKDMDLFWVEIDTFNPQALGYIRRQSPHPVSSCETLLGLREFLPYFNEQAMDVAIVDTPWNGVWQSMKIAAAAEHFEVNVAPHNFYGHLCTMMNAHFSAAVPNLRIMETDIDRLAWDHELFTPVPEIVDGHLVMPDRPGWGTEPNEEGLRAHPPKSKGGLLNYGQKR, from the coding sequence ATGAAAAAAGCCACCACCGTTAGAAGCGTCGAAACGCTGGCCTGCGACGCCGGATGGCGGAACTACCACTTCGTCAAGATCATGACCGAGGACGGCATCGTCGGCTGGAGCGAGTACGACGAGGGTTTTGGCGCGCCCGGCGTGACGGCGGCGATCGAGCGGCTTGGCGCGCGCGTCGTCGGCAAGAACGCGTTCCAGCGCGAGCGGATTTACGCGGAGCTGTTTGCGGCGACGCGACCGGCCGCCGGCGGCGTGGTGGCGCTGGCGCTTGGGGCTCTCGAGAACGCGCTGCTCGACGTCAAGGCCAAGGCGCTCGGCGTGCCCTGCTACGAACTGCTCGGCGGCAAGATCCGCGACTGCATCCGGGTCTACTGGTCGCACTGTGCGACCTGGCGCATCAACCATCCCGATTGGTTCAAGCCCGCGATTACCGATCTCGACGGCGTGAAATCGATCGGCCGCGAGGTGCGCGAAAAAGGCTTTACGGCGATGAAGACCAACATCTTCGTCTACACTGACGGCAAACCGCAGGGCTGGCGGCCGGGCTTTGGTTCGCCGTTCGAACCCGAGATCAATGTCGATCGCAAGGTGCTGCGCAATCTCTGCATGCATCTGGAAGCAATCCGCGACGGCGCCGGCCCCGATGTCGATCTGCTGCTCGACCTCAACTTCAATGCCAAGACCGAGGGCTACCTCAAGATACTGCGCGCCATCAAGGACATGGATCTGTTCTGGGTGGAGATCGACACCTTCAACCCGCAGGCGCTGGGCTACATCCGCCGCCAGAGCCCGCATCCGGTCTCATCCTGCGAGACGCTGCTGGGCCTGCGCGAGTTCCTGCCCTATTTCAACGAACAGGCGATGGACGTCGCCATCGTCGACACGCCCTGGAACGGGGTGTGGCAATCGATGAAGATCGCCGCCGCCGCCGAGCATTTCGAGGTCAACGTCGCTCCGCATAATTTCTACGGCCACCTCTGCACCATGATGAACGCGCATTTCTCCGCCGCGGTGCCGAATTTGCGCATCATGGAAACCGATATCGACCGCCTGGCGTGGGACCATGAACTGTTCACCCCCGTGCCCGAGATCGTCGACGGCCATCTGGTGATGCCGGACCGTCCGGGCTGGGGCACCGAGCCCAACGAGGAAGGCCTGCGCGCCCATCCGCCGAAGAGCAAGGGCGGGCTGCTGAATTACGGCCAGAAGAGGTAG
- a CDS encoding hydantoinase B/oxoprolinase family protein: protein MSARIDPITRSVVQHRLSSIVKEMGEAMLRTSYSQILNSSRDFSLAICDTRGRLIAQADHLPVHVGALPWATLAVEERFKDVKPGDVILLNDPYYGGSHLPDLTAFVPVFDGERRLLWTIVRAHQSDIGGATHGAYNPAATEIYQEGLRVPPIKLYEAGKLRDDLLDLLALNIRNPREFRGDLAAMLGAAHLGERRLSRLFAEFGAPVVEAAVEAILDATEQQTRAVVSTWKDGVFYGEAFLDDDGHGRTDIRIAAKVTKKGSDVEVDLSDSDPQSTSFVNSSHANMQAAVAMAFAYLIDAEIPKNTGALRPLKVIAKQGTVVWADPGRPVTLCTSHPSNEIVEAIVKALSASCPERAMAGWSRRFRIAIQGEDPRTGKNFIWHLFQARPGGGASSGGDGWSSIGEWHSVGGLKFGSLEVAEVRFPLHFRTHEFRPGSGGDGQHRGGLGVSLDLVLETEKPAKGNTAGDGARHGPCGMLGGEDGKPHHYRLLSEGREPRVLRTKEVGIELRPGDCLEIRSSGGGGWGPPAKRTAEARRRDREQGLTEVATEQASS, encoded by the coding sequence ATGTCCGCCAGGATCGATCCCATCACGCGCTCCGTCGTCCAGCACCGGCTCAGCTCGATCGTGAAAGAGATGGGCGAGGCGATGCTTCGCACCTCCTATTCGCAGATCCTCAATTCCAGCCGCGATTTTTCGCTCGCGATCTGCGACACGCGCGGACGCCTGATTGCGCAGGCCGATCACTTGCCGGTTCATGTCGGCGCGCTGCCATGGGCGACGCTCGCGGTCGAAGAGCGCTTCAAGGACGTCAAACCGGGTGACGTGATCCTGCTCAACGATCCCTATTATGGTGGCAGCCATTTGCCTGATTTGACCGCCTTCGTGCCGGTGTTTGATGGCGAGCGGCGGCTGCTCTGGACCATCGTGCGCGCACACCAGAGCGATATCGGCGGCGCCACCCACGGCGCCTATAACCCTGCCGCCACCGAGATCTATCAGGAAGGGTTGCGTGTCCCACCGATCAAGCTCTACGAGGCAGGCAAGCTCCGCGACGATCTGCTCGACCTGTTGGCGCTGAACATTCGCAACCCAAGAGAATTCCGCGGCGACCTCGCGGCCATGCTCGGCGCGGCGCATCTTGGCGAGCGACGGTTGTCGCGACTGTTCGCCGAGTTCGGCGCGCCGGTGGTCGAAGCCGCGGTGGAAGCGATTCTTGACGCGACGGAACAGCAGACCCGCGCGGTGGTCTCGACCTGGAAGGACGGCGTGTTTTACGGCGAGGCGTTTCTCGACGACGACGGCCACGGCCGTACCGATATCCGCATCGCGGCGAAGGTCACCAAGAAGGGCAGCGACGTCGAAGTCGATCTCTCCGACTCCGATCCGCAATCGACCAGTTTTGTGAATTCCTCGCATGCCAACATGCAGGCCGCGGTGGCGATGGCCTTTGCCTATCTGATCGATGCGGAGATTCCGAAGAACACCGGCGCGCTGCGGCCGCTGAAGGTGATCGCCAAGCAGGGCACGGTGGTGTGGGCCGATCCGGGCCGGCCGGTGACGTTGTGCACCAGCCATCCCTCCAATGAAATCGTGGAAGCGATCGTGAAGGCATTGTCGGCGTCCTGCCCGGAGCGCGCGATGGCGGGCTGGAGCCGACGCTTTCGCATCGCGATCCAGGGCGAGGACCCGCGCACCGGAAAGAATTTCATCTGGCACCTGTTCCAGGCGCGGCCCGGCGGCGGCGCGTCGTCGGGCGGCGACGGTTGGTCGTCGATCGGCGAGTGGCACTCGGTCGGCGGGCTGAAGTTCGGCAGCCTGGAGGTGGCCGAAGTGCGCTTTCCCCTGCATTTTCGCACGCATGAATTCCGCCCCGGCTCCGGCGGCGACGGCCAGCATCGCGGCGGCCTCGGCGTGTCGCTCGATCTGGTGCTGGAGACGGAAAAGCCCGCGAAGGGCAATACCGCGGGCGACGGTGCGCGCCACGGTCCGTGTGGCATGCTCGGCGGTGAGGACGGCAAGCCGCACCATTATCGTCTACTCTCCGAGGGGCGCGAGCCGCGCGTGCTGCGCACCAAGGAGGTCGGTATCGAACTGCGCCCCGGCGATTGCCTGGAGATCCGCTCTTCCGGCGGCGGCGGGTGGGGGCCGCCTGCGAAGCGAACGGCGGAGGCACGTCGGCGCGACCGCGAGCAGGGCCTGACCGAAGTCGCGACGGAGCAGGCGTCCTCATGA
- a CDS encoding MFS transporter: protein MDDGKAGADVNFRALIFALLALACGHMLSTLLRTIPAISLDVMAADFKTPSQTLASLTSIYHFAFAASQIPVGAAMDRFGVRPVSLSLLAGTVVGALASGLATGPEGFLFGQFLLGVATSGMLMCPMTLAAKQMSAARFGLWSGIILSIGNIGMLLSSSPLAFVVEQWGWRAGFWISAGFGAAVALAVFALVPRQPAAHADDSSPLSQMAEVLRIGLSRPLRGLIALALVSLAASLVLRGLWGGPWLMEVKALGRIEAGNALGLFTLALIAGPLLMGIVDRTIGHRREVLAATHSFAALLLALMAAGAPHYPLSELLGVNAVPAQVDAGLFVLTGIAISTQPLLFGMTQQMAGAQNAGKALSAVNLAFFLGAALMQSTTGVVATIFGLPAVLLFMAAALIVGTVVFLMYT from the coding sequence ATGGACGACGGCAAGGCCGGTGCGGATGTCAATTTCCGCGCCCTGATTTTTGCGCTGCTGGCGCTGGCCTGCGGTCACATGCTGTCGACGCTGCTGCGAACCATTCCGGCCATCAGCCTCGACGTGATGGCGGCCGATTTCAAAACGCCCTCGCAGACGCTGGCGAGCCTGACCTCGATCTATCATTTCGCCTTTGCCGCTTCGCAGATTCCGGTCGGCGCAGCGATGGATCGCTTTGGCGTGCGGCCGGTGTCGCTCAGTCTGCTGGCGGGAACCGTCGTCGGCGCGCTGGCGTCGGGTCTGGCCACCGGGCCGGAGGGCTTTCTGTTCGGCCAATTCCTGCTCGGGGTCGCCACCTCGGGCATGCTGATGTGCCCGATGACGCTGGCGGCGAAACAGATGTCGGCGGCGCGCTTCGGCCTGTGGTCCGGCATCATTCTATCGATCGGCAATATCGGCATGCTGCTGTCGTCGAGCCCGCTGGCCTTCGTCGTCGAACAGTGGGGGTGGCGGGCCGGATTCTGGATCTCCGCTGGCTTCGGCGCCGCCGTGGCGCTTGCGGTGTTCGCGCTGGTGCCGAGGCAACCGGCCGCGCATGCCGACGACTCCTCGCCATTATCGCAAATGGCCGAGGTGCTGCGCATCGGCCTGTCGCGACCGCTGCGCGGCCTGATTGCGCTGGCGCTGGTGTCACTCGCGGCCTCGCTGGTGTTGCGCGGGCTATGGGGCGGGCCGTGGCTGATGGAAGTCAAGGCGCTCGGCCGCATCGAGGCCGGCAACGCGCTCGGCCTGTTCACGCTGGCGTTGATCGCAGGGCCGCTGCTGATGGGGATTGTCGATCGCACCATCGGCCATCGCCGCGAAGTTCTGGCCGCCACGCATTCCTTTGCCGCACTGCTGCTCGCCCTCATGGCGGCCGGAGCGCCGCATTATCCGCTTTCCGAGCTGTTAGGCGTAAACGCCGTGCCGGCGCAGGTCGACGCCGGGCTATTTGTCCTGACCGGCATCGCCATATCGACGCAGCCGCTGCTATTCGGCATGACGCAGCAAATGGCGGGCGCGCAGAATGCCGGCAAGGCGCTGTCGGCCGTCAATCTCGCGTTCTTCCTGGGCGCCGCCTTGATGCAATCGACGACCGGCGTGGTGGCGACGATCTTCGGCCTTCCTGCAGTGCTGCTATTCATGGCTGCGGCCTTGATCGTGGGGACGGTGGTGTTCTTGATGTATACGTAG
- a CDS encoding ABC transporter substrate-binding protein, whose product MKTRIKWLSPAFFALFLASILAALQPARAAGVTDTEIRIGNIMPYTGPLAAFASIGRAEAAYFDMINERGGINGRKIRFISRDDSSNPRTAVEQTRELVEQERVHLMFGSFGTPTNLATRTYLNERNIPQLFVASGDEEWAHPKRFPWTMGWQPTFRSEGRIYANYIQAAYPSRKIAVLWQNDQFGRDLFRGLQEGLGITANMIVADIAIDADMSIDTQVDILKNSGAEVLVLNCAPPISARAIRRAVELGWHPVLLLVNAAASIANALRPAGLQNSVGVISTSFLKDASDTTWKDDPAIKEWLAFMDKYYPDGDKEDGNAIFGYAAAETLVQVLTQCGDDLSRENIMRQAASLRNYQSAVAFPGITINTGPTDFHPIEQMRLVQFDGNSWQPIGDVIESAFLGVPSDN is encoded by the coding sequence ATGAAAACAAGAATAAAATGGCTGTCACCAGCCTTCTTCGCATTGTTCTTGGCATCGATACTGGCCGCCCTGCAGCCGGCCCGGGCTGCCGGCGTCACCGACACCGAAATCCGCATCGGCAACATCATGCCCTATACCGGGCCGCTGGCCGCGTTCGCTTCGATCGGCAGGGCGGAAGCCGCCTATTTCGATATGATTAACGAGCGCGGCGGCATCAACGGGCGCAAGATCAGGTTCATCTCCCGCGACGACAGCTCAAATCCGAGAACGGCGGTCGAGCAGACCCGAGAGCTGGTCGAACAGGAGCGCGTGCACCTGATGTTCGGGTCGTTCGGCACGCCGACCAATCTGGCGACGCGAACCTATCTCAACGAGCGGAATATCCCGCAGCTCTTCGTTGCCTCCGGCGACGAAGAGTGGGCGCATCCGAAGCGGTTTCCCTGGACGATGGGCTGGCAGCCGACATTCCGCTCCGAAGGCCGGATCTACGCCAACTACATTCAAGCCGCCTATCCGAGCCGGAAGATCGCCGTGCTCTGGCAGAACGATCAGTTCGGCCGCGATCTGTTCCGGGGATTGCAGGAGGGGCTCGGCATCACCGCCAACATGATCGTTGCGGATATCGCCATTGATGCTGACATGTCGATCGATACCCAGGTCGACATCCTCAAGAACTCGGGCGCTGAAGTGCTCGTGCTCAACTGCGCACCGCCGATCTCGGCGCGTGCCATTCGAAGAGCGGTTGAACTGGGCTGGCATCCTGTGTTGTTGCTGGTCAATGCGGCAGCTTCGATCGCAAACGCGCTGAGGCCGGCAGGCCTTCAGAATTCCGTCGGTGTGATCTCCACCTCGTTCCTCAAAGATGCCAGCGACACCACCTGGAAGGATGACCCTGCGATCAAGGAGTGGCTGGCGTTCATGGACAAGTATTATCCTGACGGCGACAAGGAGGATGGCAATGCCATCTTCGGCTACGCAGCGGCCGAGACGTTGGTCCAGGTGTTGACCCAGTGCGGGGACGACCTGTCGCGCGAGAACATCATGCGGCAGGCGGCGTCGTTGCGGAACTATCAGAGCGCGGTCGCATTTCCGGGAATAACGATAAACACCGGGCCGACCGACTTCCATCCGATCGAACAGATGCGGCTGGTGCAGTTCGACGGCAATTCCTGGCAGCCGATTGGCGATGTGATCGAGAGCGCGTTCTTGGGCGTGCCGAGTGATAATTGA
- a CDS encoding hydantoinase/oxoprolinase family protein, with translation MPRDLRFGVKERLKADGSVLIPLDPKSLDDAIAGIRQSGASSVAVCFLHSYLNPVHELAAVERLRQGLPDVSISRSSDVLPQIKEYERVSTTIVNAYVEPIVRRYLANLETRLTEAGFKGSLFVVLSHGGMSPVEEASRLAAGTVLSGPAGGMSGGRRCSDLVGVPDLVPFDMGGTSTDISLISGGQVSLSADGMLAGQRIALRSLDIASIAAGGGSIASVDASRTLRVGPESAGSVPGPACYGNGGEAATVTDANVVLGYLDAAAFMGGKRPLDRAASEAAVDRVAAAMELSRVEAAAGIYRMINLNMADGIRLMTLRRGVDPRKFALLSFGGAAGLHAAEVARELEINRIIVPTVASVLSAWGMLTSDLRYEVSRTHYGAGRISADEVRALFAGLEQQAAGRLRSWFNGPIAIERSAEMRYGEQIFEIDVSLDGLDWNAADLVEQIEDRFHVRHEELYTYASRGQEVVFVNARVAAVGEVARLDSDTKPGSSSTACAPRSQRQAFFGGWRDVPVYALDDLQPGHTLAGPAIIEAETTTVVVDTGDRVTVNPLGWLDVLLR, from the coding sequence GTGCCGCGCGATTTGCGTTTCGGTGTCAAGGAGCGGCTCAAGGCCGACGGCAGTGTCCTCATTCCGCTCGACCCAAAGTCGCTCGACGATGCGATTGCCGGCATCAGGCAGTCGGGCGCGAGCTCGGTCGCGGTGTGCTTTCTGCATTCCTATCTCAACCCAGTTCACGAACTCGCCGCCGTCGAGCGCTTGAGGCAGGGGCTGCCAGATGTCAGCATCTCGCGCTCCAGCGACGTGCTGCCACAGATCAAGGAATATGAACGCGTCTCGACCACGATCGTGAACGCCTATGTCGAGCCGATCGTGCGTCGCTATCTCGCTAATCTCGAAACGCGGCTCACGGAGGCCGGCTTCAAGGGCAGTCTCTTCGTAGTGCTCTCGCATGGCGGCATGTCGCCGGTCGAGGAAGCTTCGCGCCTTGCCGCGGGCACGGTGCTGTCAGGTCCCGCGGGCGGCATGTCGGGCGGGCGGCGTTGTTCTGACTTGGTCGGCGTTCCCGATCTGGTGCCGTTCGACATGGGCGGCACCTCCACCGATATCTCGCTGATTTCCGGGGGGCAGGTCTCGCTCTCCGCCGACGGCATGCTGGCCGGCCAGCGCATCGCGCTGCGCAGCCTCGATATCGCGAGCATCGCCGCGGGCGGCGGCTCGATCGCCAGCGTCGATGCCAGCCGCACGCTGCGGGTAGGGCCGGAAAGCGCGGGCTCGGTACCTGGCCCGGCTTGTTACGGCAATGGCGGCGAGGCCGCCACTGTGACCGACGCCAATGTCGTGCTCGGCTATCTCGATGCCGCCGCCTTCATGGGCGGCAAGCGTCCGCTCGATCGCGCGGCGTCGGAGGCGGCTGTCGACCGCGTCGCGGCAGCGATGGAGCTGTCGCGCGTCGAGGCCGCCGCCGGCATCTACCGCATGATCAACCTGAACATGGCCGACGGCATCCGCCTGATGACGCTGCGCCGCGGCGTCGATCCGCGAAAGTTTGCGCTGTTGAGTTTCGGCGGCGCGGCGGGCCTGCACGCGGCGGAGGTCGCTCGCGAGCTCGAGATCAACCGCATCATCGTGCCGACGGTGGCGTCTGTGTTGTCGGCCTGGGGCATGCTGACCAGCGACCTCCGCTACGAAGTCAGCCGCACGCACTATGGCGCCGGCCGCATTTCGGCCGATGAAGTGCGGGCGTTGTTTGCTGGCCTGGAGCAGCAGGCTGCCGGCCGGCTGCGCTCGTGGTTCAACGGCCCGATTGCAATCGAGCGCTCCGCCGAAATGCGCTACGGCGAACAGATTTTTGAAATCGACGTCTCGCTCGACGGCCTCGACTGGAACGCCGCCGATCTCGTCGAGCAGATCGAGGACCGCTTTCACGTCAGGCACGAGGAATTGTACACCTACGCCTCGCGCGGCCAGGAAGTCGTGTTCGTCAACGCCCGCGTCGCGGCAGTCGGCGAAGTCGCGCGACTTGATTCCGATACAAAGCCCGGGTCGTCATCCACCGCCTGCGCACCGCGCAGCCAGCGGCAGGCCTTCTTCGGCGGCTGGCGCGACGTCCCGGTCTACGCGCTCGACGACCTGCAGCCCGGCCACACTTTGGCCGGGCCTGCCATCATCGAGGCCGAGACTACGACCGTTGTGGTCGATACCGGCGACCGCGTTACGGTCAATCCGTTGGGCTGGCTCGATGTTTTGTTGCGCTGA
- a CDS encoding nuclear transport factor 2 family protein, with protein MSVAAKAELKGMSDAAVVEAYLTASMIPDPDAAAAYMKPGTIITFTGGREFDHPRGPTGFNAKRYRWVKKKMDRFDVCPGAEETVVYSIGTLYGEWLDGAPFEGNRYVDRFVVRGGQIVKMDVWNDSAERILVQMGIEA; from the coding sequence ATGTCCGTCGCCGCGAAAGCCGAACTGAAGGGAATGTCTGATGCCGCGGTGGTCGAGGCCTATCTCACGGCATCGATGATCCCGGATCCCGATGCGGCCGCGGCCTACATGAAGCCGGGCACGATCATCACCTTCACCGGCGGACGCGAGTTCGATCATCCGCGCGGGCCGACCGGCTTCAACGCGAAACGCTATCGCTGGGTCAAGAAGAAGATGGACCGCTTCGACGTCTGCCCAGGCGCCGAGGAGACCGTCGTCTACAGCATCGGCACGCTGTATGGTGAATGGCTCGATGGCGCGCCGTTCGAAGGCAATCGCTACGTCGATCGTTTCGTGGTCAGGGGCGGGCAGATCGTGAAGATGGACGTCTGGAACGACAGCGCCGAGCGGATTTTGGTGCAGATGGGGATTGAGGCGTGA
- a CDS encoding ABC transporter ATP-binding protein, with protein MRMQPHSEFQGAPVPGPAAPISIELSEASVTFGRGPRAVPALSTTSLRIADGEFVALVGPSGCGKSTILRLVSGLVQPTSGVVIVGGREVAARALRVGMAFQNPTMLPWMSIERNIMLPLKIVEPFRSQFRKLRKTEFRDKANALLEQVGLKGFGNRYPWQLSGGMLQRANLCRALIHEPRMLLLDEPFGALDQFTREELWSILQDLWIAHKPTVLLVTHDLREAAFLGGRICVMSARPGRILDDSRVDFTRPRTVAMTFEPDFVALNQKLRAFIVDARTASAQGAA; from the coding sequence ATGCGCATGCAACCACATTCCGAATTTCAGGGCGCGCCGGTTCCGGGCCCCGCCGCTCCGATCTCGATCGAACTGTCGGAGGCTTCCGTCACCTTCGGCCGCGGCCCCCGCGCGGTGCCGGCCCTCTCCACGACAAGCTTGCGGATCGCCGATGGCGAGTTCGTCGCGTTGGTCGGCCCCTCTGGCTGCGGCAAGTCGACCATCCTGCGGCTGGTGAGCGGCCTGGTGCAGCCGACATCGGGCGTCGTCATCGTCGGCGGCCGCGAAGTCGCCGCCCGCGCCTTGCGCGTCGGCATGGCGTTCCAGAATCCGACCATGCTGCCGTGGATGTCGATCGAGCGGAACATCATGCTGCCGCTCAAGATCGTCGAGCCGTTTCGCTCGCAATTCCGAAAGCTGCGCAAGACCGAATTCCGCGACAAGGCCAATGCGCTTTTGGAGCAGGTCGGCCTCAAGGGGTTCGGCAACCGCTACCCCTGGCAACTCTCCGGCGGCATGCTTCAACGCGCCAATCTGTGCCGCGCGCTGATCCACGAGCCGCGTATGCTGCTGCTCGACGAGCCCTTCGGCGCGCTCGACCAGTTCACGCGGGAAGAGCTGTGGTCGATCCTTCAGGATCTCTGGATCGCGCACAAGCCGACCGTGCTCTTGGTGACGCATGACCTGCGCGAGGCCGCATTTCTCGGCGGCCGCATCTGCGTGATGAGCGCGCGGCCCGGCCGCATCCTCGACGACAGCCGGGTCGACTTCACCCGGCCACGCACGGTTGCGATGACGTTCGAGCCGGATTTCGTGGCGCTGAACCAGAAGCTGCGCGCCTTCATCGTCGATGCCCGAACGGCTTCCGCGCAGGGAGCAGCCTGA